The following are encoded in a window of Novosphingobium sp. THN1 genomic DNA:
- a CDS encoding heavy-metal-associated domain-containing protein: MLGIALIAGLGGAALVAQIEGDRGIPPIASNGDYEVRGIEVNVSGDNAEDARNNGWREAQRKAWAKLWESNGSGGAAPGLDDSTIESMVSAVVVESEQIGPRRYIARLGVIFDRARTGERLGMTGVKARSAPLLVVPVLYQGGVATVFETRTPWQKAWAEYRTGNSAIDYVRPAGAGSDSLLLTAGQLDRRSRNWWRLILDEFGASDVIIPIARLDRQFPGGPVTGTFTARFGPDNRFLGSFSLTARSEAEVPKMLEDAIGRLDGIYTQALVAGILKPDPTLNMAAEIDPKLIEQTLATAGPVAVSTSVDGPAATPIAAPTPTTAAAVSTFTIQFATSDGPAVDAGMSAVRSVPGVKSAVSSSIAIGGTSVMRVTYTGEIEALAAALRAQGWRVTVGAGALSIRK; this comes from the coding sequence ATGCTGGGCATTGCCCTGATCGCAGGCCTCGGCGGGGCGGCGCTTGTCGCACAGATCGAAGGCGATCGCGGCATTCCGCCAATTGCCAGCAACGGCGATTACGAAGTGCGCGGCATCGAGGTAAATGTCTCTGGAGATAATGCCGAGGACGCCCGCAACAATGGTTGGCGCGAAGCACAGCGCAAGGCCTGGGCCAAACTCTGGGAGAGCAATGGCAGTGGCGGTGCTGCGCCGGGGCTCGACGATTCGACAATCGAATCGATGGTTTCCGCCGTTGTGGTCGAAAGCGAACAGATTGGTCCGCGGCGTTACATCGCCCGTCTTGGCGTGATTTTTGACCGCGCCCGCACTGGCGAGCGACTGGGCATGACCGGGGTCAAGGCGCGTTCGGCGCCGTTGCTGGTCGTGCCCGTGCTCTATCAGGGCGGGGTTGCGACCGTATTCGAAACGCGCACACCGTGGCAGAAGGCCTGGGCGGAGTACCGGACGGGCAACAGCGCCATCGACTATGTCCGACCGGCGGGGGCCGGGTCCGATTCGCTCCTGTTGACGGCCGGCCAGCTTGATCGCCGCAGCCGTAACTGGTGGCGACTGATCCTTGACGAGTTCGGGGCATCCGACGTCATCATCCCTATTGCCCGGCTTGATCGGCAGTTCCCGGGCGGCCCTGTCACCGGTACGTTCACGGCGCGCTTCGGCCCGGACAACCGCTTTCTCGGCAGTTTCTCGCTTACAGCGCGGAGCGAAGCCGAAGTGCCGAAGATGCTGGAAGATGCCATCGGCCGGCTCGACGGAATTTATACGCAGGCGCTTGTCGCCGGCATTCTCAAGCCCGATCCCACGCTCAACATGGCTGCCGAGATCGATCCGAAGCTGATAGAACAGACCTTGGCGACGGCAGGGCCTGTAGCGGTGTCAACGAGCGTAGACGGACCAGCGGCAACGCCGATCGCTGCACCCACGCCCACCACCGCAGCGGCGGTTTCGACCTTCACGATCCAGTTTGCCACGTCTGACGGCCCGGCTGTCGACGCCGGCATGTCGGCAGTGCGGAGCGTTCCCGGGGTAAAAAGCGCGGTTTCAAGCTCGATTGCCATTGGTGGCACCTCGGTCATGCGCGTCACCTATACCGGTGAAATCGAAGCCTTGGCTGCGGCACTGCGCGCACAAGGCTGGCGTGTCACCGTGGGCGCAGGCGCGCTTTCGATTCGCAAGTAA
- the purM gene encoding phosphoribosylformylglycinamidine cyclo-ligase — MSDKQEKPESYSYAKAGVNIAAGNALVKAIGPLAKSTARPGADAELGGFGGFFDLKAAGYKDPLLVAGNDGVGTKVKLAIDHDRHDKIGIDLVAMCVNDLIVQGAEPLFFLDYFATGRLDNGVAERVVAGIAEGCKQAGCALIGGETAEMPGMYADGDYDLAGFCVGAVERGEQLTGDRVAEGNVLLGLASSGVHSNGYSLVRRLAADKGWKLDRPALFDNERLLIDYLIEPTRIYVKSLLPFIRSGRINALAHITGGGLLENVPRVLPQGLHARIDANSWEQSRLMAFLQAQGNIEPEEMARTFNCGIGMILAVEAAEADSLAADLAAAGETVYRVGTIIAGEKGCTVTGSVETWSAREAWEATHIG; from the coding sequence ATGAGCGACAAGCAGGAAAAGCCCGAGAGCTATAGCTACGCCAAGGCTGGCGTAAACATCGCCGCTGGCAATGCGCTGGTGAAGGCCATTGGGCCCTTGGCGAAGTCAACCGCCCGTCCCGGCGCGGATGCGGAGCTCGGCGGCTTCGGCGGCTTCTTCGACCTCAAGGCGGCAGGCTACAAGGACCCGCTCCTTGTTGCCGGCAACGACGGGGTCGGCACCAAGGTCAAGCTGGCGATCGATCATGACCGGCATGACAAGATCGGCATCGACCTTGTCGCCATGTGCGTGAACGACCTGATCGTGCAGGGCGCCGAACCGCTCTTCTTCCTCGATTACTTTGCGACCGGCCGTCTGGACAATGGCGTGGCCGAGCGCGTGGTCGCCGGCATTGCCGAGGGCTGCAAGCAGGCCGGATGCGCCCTGATCGGTGGCGAAACCGCGGAAATGCCCGGCATGTACGCCGATGGTGACTACGATCTCGCCGGCTTCTGCGTTGGCGCGGTCGAGCGTGGCGAACAGCTGACCGGCGACCGCGTGGCCGAAGGCAACGTGCTGCTCGGCCTCGCCTCTTCCGGTGTGCATTCGAACGGTTACTCGCTGGTGCGCCGCCTTGCCGCGGACAAGGGCTGGAAACTGGACCGCCCTGCCCTGTTCGACAACGAACGCCTGCTGATCGACTACCTGATCGAGCCGACCCGCATCTATGTGAAGAGCCTGCTGCCGTTCATCCGCTCGGGCCGCATCAACGCACTCGCCCACATCACCGGCGGCGGCCTGCTCGAGAACGTGCCCCGTGTCCTGCCACAAGGCCTGCATGCGCGCATCGATGCAAACAGCTGGGAGCAGAGCCGCCTGATGGCGTTCCTCCAGGCCCAAGGCAACATCGAGCCTGAGGAAATGGCCCGCACCTTCAATTGCGGCATCGGCATGATCCTGGCGGTGGAAGCGGCCGAGGCCGATTCGCTCGCCGCAGATCTCGCTGCAGCGGGCGAGACCGTCTATCGCGTGGGCACGATCATCGCGGGCGAAAAAGGCTGCACCGTCACCGGCAGCGTCGAGACGTGGTCCGCCCGCGAGGCATGGGAAGCCACCCACATTGGCTGA